The Osmia lignaria lignaria isolate PbOS001 chromosome 3, iyOsmLign1, whole genome shotgun sequence genome includes the window ATAAACTACACGATTATGTTCTGGGatcaaaacaaaattaattgtttgtaaaatggGCCACACACAAACACCAacctgaaaataaattattatttgttttgtTATCTACGTTTGCAATGATATTTTACATTTGCTATACATCTACCTTATAAGTGGGCCAAAATTTGTGTTTCACTTCTTCAATACATTCTGCAACTGGTTTCATTTCAAGGAGGTTTATACCAAAGAAAAAACAGCACATTGCAGCAGGACCGTATGTAACTTGTTCTACTAAAGCctacaaaatgaaataataaatgttaatattctttttttatgtattgtaatcatttcaaataattttagtATACTTTGGTAATTGCAGACTTCAGATCTGACTTTGGCCAAAAATATGAAGAACATCTTAGCCAACAATATAGTGTTGGTGCCACAAAAAAACCACCATACAAGCTAAATCTCAATGCTTGCATGTAATTTAATTCGTCGTTTCCTATAATTTTTTGTTGTATTAAAGATCC containing:
- the LOC117608127 gene encoding mpv17-like protein isoform X3 → MRVIFVKFREVTQKYPIVRGMASYTIIWPTGSLIQQKIIGNDELNYMQALRFSLYGGFFVAPTLYCWLRCSSYFWPKSDLKSAITKALVEQVTYGPAAMCCFFFGINLLEMKPVAECIEEVKHKFWPTYKVGVCVWPILQTINFVLIPEHNRVVYVSFCSLIWTSFLAHMKALEAKKNHVDKIINNVQIAENTHTLKPVSETQSENKKVSNI
- the LOC117608127 gene encoding mpv17-like protein isoform X1 is translated as MIIVKMRVIFVKFREVTQKYPIVRGMASYTIIWPTGSLIQQKIIGNDELNYMQALRFSLYGGFFVAPTLYCWLRCSSYFWPKSDLKSAITKALVEQVTYGPAAMCCFFFGINLLEMKPVAECIEEVKHKFWPTYKVGVCVWPILQTINFVLIPEHNRVVYVSFCSLIWTSFLAHMKALEAKKNHVDKIINNVQIAENTHTLKPVSETQSENKKVSNI